The Salvelinus fontinalis isolate EN_2023a chromosome 7, ASM2944872v1, whole genome shotgun sequence genomic sequence ctgactaggtatccccctttacaactgactaggtatcccccattacaactgactaggtatccccctttacaactgactaggtatccccctttacaactgactaggtatccccctttacaactgactaggtatccccctttacaactgactaggtatccccctttacaactgactaggtatccccctttacaactgactaggtatccccctttacaactgactaggtatccccctttacaactgactaggtatccccctttacaactgactaggtatccccctttacaactgactaggtatccccctttacaactgactaggtatccccctttacaactgactaggtatccccctttacaactgactaggtatccccctttacaactgactaggtatccccctttacaactgactaggtatccccctttacaactgactaggtatcccccctttacaactgactaggtatcccccctttacaactgactaggtatccccctttacaactgactaggtatccccctttacaactaactaggtatccccctttacaactgactaggtatccccctttacaactgactaggtatccccctttacaactgactaggtatccccctttccaactgactaggtatccccctttccaactgactaggtatccccctttccaactgactaggtatccccctttccaactgactaggtatccccctttacaactgactaggtatccccctttacaacttactaggtatcccccctttacaactgactaggtatcccccctttacaactgactaggtatccccctttacaactgactaggtatccccctttacaactgactaggtatcccccattacaactgactaggtatcccccctttacaactgactaggtatcccccctttacaactgactaggtatccccctttacaactgactaggtatccccctttacaactgactaggtatcccccattacaactgactaggtatccccctttacaactgactaggtatcccccattacaactgactaggtatcccccctttacaactgactaggtatcccccctttacaactgactaggtatccccctttacaactgactaggtatccccctttacaactgactaggtatccccctttacaactgactaggtatccccctttacaactgactaggtatccccacgTTCCCTTATTGActcgacatttcagcttttaatttttttattaatttgtaaacattttctgaaaacataattccacgttgacattatagagtattgtgtgtaggacagcgacaatttttttgtcaacaaaatgtggacaaagtcaaggggtgtgaacacttccTGAAGGCACTTTAACCTTTCCACACAAATATAGATCTAATATCATTGGGTATCAGATGATTTCTGATCAAATCTCCCTGGACAGCAGATACAATGCCTTTCTGCCTCATCCCAGTGCAAACTGCCGAGACAGCAACATCTTCGTGTAACTTCCCCACTTCAATGGATCCCGATTCAAACAGAACAGAAATACCTTTGAATACGTAGGGAACCTTTTACCTTTCAACTaaaaacctgtctgtctgtctgcaacaACTTCTGACCATAGTCCTGCCTCTCCTGATctataacctgtctgtctgcaacAACCTCTGACCATAGTCCTGCCTCTCCTGTTTCTCCACAtctacaacctgtctgtctgcaacAACCTCTGACCATAGTCCTGCCTCTCCTGTTTCTCCACATctataacctgtctgtctgcaacAACCTCTGACCTCAGTCCTGCCTCTCCTGTTTCTCCACATCTACAATAGTCATCAGATCAATTTAATAAATATAACACAGAATAAAAACCTGATGGTGAATCATACTGCTggggcggcaggaagcctagtggttagagtggaggggcggcaggaagcctagtggttagagtggaggggcggcaggtagcctagtggttagagtggaggggcggcaggtagcctagtggttagagtggaggggcggcaggaagcctagtggttagagtggagggacggcaggtagcctagtggttagagtggagggacggcaggtagcctagtggttagagtggagggacggcaggtagcctagtggttagagtggaggggcggcaggtagcctagtggttagagtggaggggcggcagcaagcctagtggttagagtggagggacggcaggtagcctagtggttagagcgttgggccagtaaccgaaaggttgatggatcgaatccccaagctgaacaaggtaaaaatctgtcgttctgcccaggtaggccgtcattgtaaataagaatttgacttgcctagtttaataaaggtttaaaaataataataacatcaTTGAGGAGTGTTTTTCTATATACATTAtatttaatttttaataaatAGCACCTTAGCCTGAGTTCAAGTCTTTAGCAGTGTTCTCTCAATAGATGCTGTCTCTAACACTGAGGGCATCATGACTCACTAGTCTTCAGCAGGGTTCTCTCAATAGATGCTGTCTCTAACACTGAGGGCATCATGACTCACTAGTCTTCAGCAGGGTTCTCTCAATAGATGCTGTCTCTAACACTGAGGGCATCATGACTCACTAGTCTTCAGCAGTGTTCTCTCAATAGATGCTGTCTCTAACACTGAGGGCATCATGACTCACTAGTCTTCAGCAGGGTTCTCTAAATAGATGCTGTCTCTAACACTGAGGGCATCATGACTCACTAGTCTTCAGCAGGGTTCTCTCAATAGATGCTGTCTCTAACACTGAGGGCATCATGACGTCGTGACTCACTAGTGTTCAGCAGGGTTCTCTCAATAGATGCTGTCTCTAACACTGAGGGCATCATGACGTCATGACTCACTAGTGTTCAGCAGGGTTCTCTCAATAGATGCTGTCTCTAACACTGAGGGCATCATGACGTCATGACTCACTAGCTAAAAGCTAGTCCCAACAGTCTTAAAATGTTTCctttcctcatctccctcccttatGAATGACCGTCTAATGTCAGGTCTGGTGTAACCTTCTCTCAAAGagttagacaaccaggtgaggggagttccttactaattagtaacctagacaaccaggtgaggggagttccttactaattagtaacctagacaaccaggtgaggggagttccttactaattagtaacCTAGACAACcaagtgaggggagttccttccTAATTAgtaacctagacaaccaggtgagggcagTTCCTTGCTAATTAGTAacttagacaaccaggtgaggggagttccttactaattagtaacccagacaaccaggtgagggcagttccttactaattagtaacctagacaaccaggtgaggggagttccttctAAATGAgtaacctagacaaccagatgagGGCAGTTCCTTCTAAATTAGTGACCTCAATTCATCAGTCAAGTACAGGGAAGGAtcaaaaacccacagacactcggccGTCCGCGGAATGACTTTGACACGTGTTATATCATTTTGACCATATTATTTTGGGGAAGCCCAAATCGATTCTAAGATGAGTACTTTCAGATTTTCCGAACTCACTTCCTTGTTTAAATCACTTCCTTGTTTAAATCACTTCCTTGTTTAAATCACTTCCTTGTTTAAATCACTTCCTTGTTTAAATCACGTTCTGAAGCCCACAACGTAGTGGGAGGTTCTAAGGGTTATGAGACAGTGATGGACTGAGAGATCAGCCAATTAAAACCAGCGGTTGTTTCGTCCGCTTCTGCCATACTTCCAGTCAAGTCCCGTTCTGAGGCCGCTGTGAAACCAGACGGTTCGACGGAGAGAGACTGGTGTTCCTCACAGCGGCCTGCGTTGACCTGTCCAGGTTTAAAGGTCACGACCCCTGCCCTCTGACCCCTAGAGTACCAGGATGTCTCCGCTGCAGCGCTCGCAGCAGTTGAAGGTAATGTTCTCATAGCGCGTGTAAGGGTGGAACCGGCCGAtgctcttcttcttggtcaggaaGGCCGAGGGggaggagtcagagagagagaggggggaggattcTTCCTCGTTGTCTGAACAGGAAATAGGGTCCAGGATCTTCAACACCTGAGAAGGgagtgggggggggagagagagacagaaagagtgagGGGGTTTCTGGATAGAGGCCAGTGTGAGTGTCCTGCTAGGGGTCCGTACTCTACTTCCTACCTTCTCAGCCATCTTCTCAGCAGGCGTGTGTGAGGTGTTCGGGAGCTCCGAGGCCTGTCTTCCTTTCCCCAGCACGGCTCCACTGCTGCTCCCTACCTTACCCAGCAGGCGGGAGTTGATGGCTTCTGCCAGCTTGTGATTGGCCAGAGCTAGTTCTCCCGTGCTGAGTGGCTGGGCACTGGGGTAGTAGGTCTGCTGTCGACCCCACTGGAGAGAAACCAGCAGCTGCTCCAGAGACCTGGGAGAGAGACACATAAAACACATCAACCTGCATCGCTGGTAATGTGGTGTCTATCTCAGTAACTCTATGTTCCTATGTGAAGCACAGAAGTCCTACTGTATCTGTgggttagcatcatgtctgtgtgttttaactgaacaccaggtcatatatcagggggttagcatcatgtctgtgtgttttaactgagcaccaggtcatatatcagggggttagcatcatgtctgtgtgttttaactgagcaccaggtcatatatcagtGGGTTAGCATCATGgctgtgtgttttaactgagcaccaggtcatatatcagggttagcatcatgtctgtgtgttttaactgagcaccaggtcatatatcagtgttagcatcatgtctgtgtgttttaactgagcaccaggtcatatatcatagttagcatcatgtctgtgtgttttaactgagcaccaggtcatatatcagtgttagcatcatgtctgtgtgttttaactgagcaccaggtcatatatcagggttagcatcatgtctgtgtgttttaactgagcaccaggtcatatatcagtGTTGTACCTGTgggttagcatcatgtctgtgtgttttaactgaacaccaggtcatatatcagtGTTGTACCTGTgggttagcatcatgtctgtgtgttttaactgagcaccaggtcatatatcagggttagcatcatgtctgtgtgttttaactgagcaccaggtcatatatcagtgttagcatcatgtctgtgtgttttaactgagcaccaggtcatatatcagtgttagcatcatgtctgtgtgttttaactgagcaccaggtcatatatcagggttagcatcatgtctgtgtgttttaactgagcaccaggtcatatatcagtgggttagcatcatgtctgtgtgttttaactgagcaccaggtcatatatcatagttagcatcatgtctgtgtgttttaactgagcaccaggtcatatatcagggttagcatcatgtctgtgtgttttaactgagcaccaggtcatatatcagtGTTGTACCTGTgggttagcatcatgtctgtgtgttttaactgagcaccaggtcatatatcagtgttagcatcatgtctgtgtgttttaactgagcaccaggtcatatatcatagttagcatcatgtctgtgtgttttaactgagcactaggtcatatatcagggttagcatcatgtctgtgtgttttaactgagcaccaggtcatatatcagtgttagcatcatgtctgtgtgttttaactgagcaccaggtcatatatcagggggttagcatcatgtctgtgtgttttaactgaacaccaggtcatatatcagtgttagcatcatggctgtgtgttttaactgagcaccaggtcatatatcagggttagcatcatgtctgtgtgttttaactgaacaccaggtcatatatcagggttagcatcatgtctgtgtgttttaactgagcaccaggtcatatatcatagttagcatcatgtctgtgtgttttaactgagcaccaggtcatatatcagggttagcatcatgtctgtgtgttttaactgagcaccaggtcatatatcagtGTTGTACCTGTgggttagcatcatgtctgtgtgttttaactgagcaccaggtcatatatcagggttagcataatgtctgtgtgttttaactgagcaccaggtcatatatcagggttagcatcatgtctgtgttttaactgagcaccaggtcatatatcagtgggttagcatcatgtctgtgtgttttaactgagcaccaggtcatatatcagtgggttagcatcatgtctgtgtgttttaactgagcaccaggtcatatatcagggttagcatcatgtctgtgtgttttaactgagcaccaggtcatatatcagtGTTGTACCTGTgggttagcatcatgtctgtgtgttttaactgagcaccaggtcatatatcagggttagcataatgtctgtgtgttttaactgagcaccaggtcatatatcaggGTTGTACCTGTgggttagcatcatgtctgtgtgttttaactgagcaccaggtcatatatcagggttagcataatgtctgtgtgttttaactgagcaccaAGTCATATATCAGTgttagcatcatgtctgtgtgttttaactgagcaccaggtcatatatcagggttagcatcatgtctgtgtgttttaactgagcaccaggtcatatatcagtgggttagcatcatgtctgtgtgttttaactgaacaccaggtcatatatcagggttagcatcatgtctgtgtgttttaactgagcaccaggtcatatatcagggttagcatcatgtctgtgtgttttaactgagcaccaggtcatatatcagtGTTAGCATCATGTCAgtgtgttttaactgagcaccaggtcatatatcagtGTTAGCATCATGTCAgtgtgttttaactgagcaccaggtcatatatcagtgttagcatcatgtctgtgtgttttaactgagcaccaggtcatatatcagggttagcatcatgtctgtgtgttttaactgagcaccaggtcatatatcagggttagcatcatgtctgtgtgttttaactgagcaccaggtcatatatcagggttagcatcatgtctgtgtgttttaactgagcaccaggtcatatatcagggttagcataatgtctgtgtgttttaactgagcaccaAGTCATATATCAGTgttagcatcatgtctgtgtgttttaactgagcaccaggtcatatatcagggttagcatcatgtctgtgtgttttaactgagcaccaggtcatatatcagtGTTGTATCTGTgggttagcatcatgtctgtgtgttttaactgagcaccaggtcatatatcagggttagcatcatgtctgtgtgttttaactgagcaccaggtcatatatcagggttagcatcatgtctgtgtgttttaactgagcaccaggtcatatatcatagttagcatcatgtctgtgtgttttaactgagcaccaggtcatatatcagggttagcatcatgtctgtgtgttttaactgaacaccaggtcatatatcagtgttagcatcatgtctgtgtgttttaactgagcactaggtcatatatcagtgttagcatcatgtctgtgtgttttaactgagcactaggtcatatatcagtgttagcatcatgtctgggtgttttaactgagcaccaggtcatatatcagggttagcatcatgtctgtgtgttttaactgagcaccaggtcatatatcagtGTTGTACCTGTgggttagcatcatgtctgtgtgttttaactgagcaccaggtcatatatcagggttagcatcatgtctgtgtgttttaactgagcaccaggtcatatatcagggttagcatcatgtctgtgtgttttaactgagcaccaggtcatatatcagtGTTGTATCTGTgggttagcatcatgtctgtgtgttttaactgagcaccaggtcatatatcagggttagcatcatgtctgtgtgttttaactgagcactaggtcatatatcagggttagcatcatgtctgtgtgttttaactgagcaccaggtcatatatcagggttagcatcatgtctgtgtgttttaactgagcaccaggtcatatatcagggttagcatcatggctgtgtgttttaactgagcaccaggtcatatatcagggttagcatcatgtctgtgtgttttaactgagcaccaggtcatatatcagggttagcatcatgtctgtgtgttttaactgagcaccaggtcatatatcatagttagcatcatgtctgtgtgttttaactgagcaccaggtcatatatcagtgttagcatcatgtctgtgtgttttaactgagcaccaggtcatatatcagggttagcatcatgtctgtgtgttttaactgagcaccaggtcatatatcagtGTTGTACCTGTgggttagcatcatgtctgtgtgttttaactgagcaccaggtcatatatcatagttagcatcatgtctgtgtgttttaactgagcaccaggtcatatatcagtgggttagcatcatgtctgtgtgttttaactgagcaccaggtcatatatcagtGTTAGCATCATGTCAgtgtgttttaactgagcaccaggtcatatatcagtgttagcatcatgtctgtgtgttttaactgagcaccaggtcatatatcagtgttagcatcatgtctgtgtgttttaactgagcaccaggtcatatatcagggttagcatcatgtctgtgtgttttaactgagcaccaggtcatatatcatagttagcatcatgtctgtgtgttttaactgagcaccaggtcatatatcagggttagcatcatgtctgtgtgttttaactgagcaccaggtcatatatcagtgttagcatcatgtctgtgtgttttaactgagcaccaggtcatatatcagggttagcatcatgtctgtgtgttttaactgagcaccaggtcatatatcatagttagcatcatgtctgtgcgttttaactgagcaccaggtcatatatcagtgtcagcatcatgtctgtgtgttttaactgagcaccaggtcatatatcagtgttagcatcatgtctgtgtgttttaactgaacaccaggtcatatatcagggttagcatcatgtctgtgtgttttaactgagcaccaggtcatatatcagggttagcatcatgtctgtgtgttttaactgaacaccaggtcatatatcagtGTTGTACCTGTgggttagcatcatgtctgtgtgttttaactgagcaccaggtcatatatcagtGTTGTACCTGTgggttagcatcatgtctgtgtgttttaactgagcaccaggtcatatatcagtGTTGTACCTGTgggttagcatcatgtctgtgtgttttaactgagcaccaggtcatatatcagtGTTGTACCTGTgggttagcatcatgtctgtgtgttttaactgagcaccaggtcatatatcagggttagcatcatgtctgtgtgttttaactgagcaccaggtcatatatcagtGTTGT encodes the following:
- the LOC129860037 gene encoding golgin-45-like, with the translated sequence MCFMCLSPRSLEQLLVSLQWGRQQTYYPSAQPLSTGELALANHKLAEAINSRLLGKVGSSSGAVLGKGRQASELPNTSHTPAEKMAEKVLKILDPISCSDNEEESSPLSLSDSSPSAFLTKKKSIGRFHPYTRYENITFNCCERCSGDILVL